The proteins below are encoded in one region of Pacificitalea manganoxidans:
- a CDS encoding efflux RND transporter permease subunit has translation MNGLIDAAFGRARVVAILLGLILTVGALAYISIPKESSPEIPIPTVYVSTGLEGITPEDAERLLVEPLETELGALTGLKSMTATASEGHASVQLEFEPGFDADAALDKVREGVDRAANELPDDATDPVVTEINTALFPILTTILSGPVPERTLNGLADDLKDRLEGVSGVLEVDIGGERFELLEVLIDPTVFETYNISFDELISQINRNNRLIAAGAIENGAGRIVLKVPGLIEDLDDVMELPVKVRGDTVVTFADVATVRRTLEDPSGFARINGQPALALEIKKRVGANIIETVAAVRAEIERAQADWPETVRINYMQDESEQVETMLSDLESNVIAAVLLVMIVIVWALGLRSSILVGLAIPGAFLAGVAALYFMGYTMNIVVLFSLILVVGMLVDGAIVTVELADRFLHEGRTAKDAYALAAKRMAWPIIASTATTLSVFFPLLFWTGTVGEFMKFLPITVILTLSASLFMALIFIPVMGGLIGKRQPQSAAQQRQIAAAEYGDPRQMRGGAGAYVRVLEWAILRPGRTLIFALLSLVAAFLAYGQFGTGIAFFPSIEPDFAQVEVRARDNFSIYEQDTLVRRVEDRLLQYDEVSSVYARTGTSRQADEEVIGTIQLELTEWDTRRPAAEIAAQIREDMAVIPGIDVQVQVQSNGPSAGKPISLEVVSRDRAAQAAAVEAIRARMDAMGGFTDVTDTRPLPGVEWAVRLDRSEAARFGADVTLLGQAVQLLTQGITVADYRPDDAEGPVDIRVRFPAGDRTLAELESLRVPTTAGLVPVTNFVSFEPAPRSGTIKRVDQDRVTTIAANVAPGLLVNDQIVALRGALENLDLPDSVTWSFAGEAEDQTDAMVFLAGAFAAAIGMMIVILVVQFNSFFQAFVVMSAIIFSIAGVLLGLMVTGRPFGVVMGGIGVIALAGIVVNNNIVLIDTFNDLKKTGMPPLEAALRTGAQRLRPVILTSVTTALGLLPMVIGINIDFFRREIVYGAPSTQWWTELSSAIAGGLMVATLLTLIVTPAMLMLGERLAARRAGRRARRAARKAKGAPQAA, from the coding sequence ATGAACGGGCTTATCGACGCGGCATTTGGCCGGGCGCGGGTGGTTGCGATCCTGCTGGGGCTGATCCTGACGGTGGGCGCGCTGGCCTATATCTCGATCCCGAAGGAAAGCTCCCCCGAAATTCCGATCCCTACCGTCTATGTCTCCACCGGGTTGGAGGGCATTACGCCGGAAGATGCGGAGCGCCTGCTGGTGGAGCCGCTGGAGACCGAACTGGGCGCGCTTACCGGGCTTAAAAGCATGACCGCGACCGCCTCCGAAGGCCATGCCAGCGTGCAGCTGGAATTCGAGCCGGGATTCGATGCGGATGCGGCGCTGGACAAGGTGCGCGAGGGCGTGGACCGCGCAGCTAATGAGTTGCCCGACGATGCCACGGACCCGGTGGTGACCGAAATCAACACCGCGCTGTTCCCGATTCTGACCACGATCCTGTCGGGTCCGGTGCCGGAGCGCACGTTGAACGGGTTGGCCGACGATCTGAAAGACCGGCTGGAGGGCGTGTCCGGTGTGCTGGAGGTCGATATCGGCGGTGAGCGGTTCGAGTTGCTGGAGGTTCTCATCGATCCGACAGTGTTCGAAACTTACAACATTTCGTTTGATGAACTGATCAGCCAGATCAACCGCAACAATCGCCTGATCGCCGCCGGGGCCATCGAGAACGGCGCCGGGCGCATCGTGCTGAAAGTGCCGGGCCTGATCGAAGATCTGGACGACGTGATGGAACTACCGGTGAAGGTGCGCGGCGATACTGTCGTGACATTTGCCGATGTGGCCACGGTGCGCCGCACTTTGGAAGACCCCTCGGGCTTTGCCCGCATCAACGGCCAGCCTGCGTTGGCGCTGGAGATAAAAAAACGCGTCGGGGCCAATATCATCGAAACCGTCGCCGCCGTCCGCGCGGAGATCGAGCGCGCGCAGGCCGACTGGCCGGAAACCGTGCGCATCAACTACATGCAGGACGAAAGCGAGCAGGTGGAAACCATGCTCTCGGATCTGGAATCGAACGTCATCGCCGCTGTGTTGCTGGTCATGATCGTAATCGTCTGGGCGCTGGGCCTGCGGTCTTCGATTCTGGTGGGGCTTGCCATTCCGGGCGCGTTCCTTGCCGGGGTCGCGGCGCTGTATTTCATGGGTTACACGATGAATATCGTGGTGCTGTTCAGCCTGATCCTGGTGGTTGGGATGCTGGTCGACGGCGCCATCGTGACGGTGGAATTGGCTGACCGGTTTCTGCACGAGGGCAGGACCGCGAAAGACGCCTATGCATTGGCCGCCAAGCGCATGGCGTGGCCTATCATCGCCTCGACCGCCACGACGCTCAGCGTGTTCTTTCCGCTGCTGTTCTGGACCGGGACGGTGGGAGAATTTATGAAATTCCTGCCGATCACCGTGATCCTGACGCTGTCGGCCTCGCTGTTCATGGCGCTGATCTTCATCCCCGTGATGGGGGGGCTGATCGGCAAACGGCAGCCGCAAAGCGCCGCGCAGCAACGCCAGATCGCCGCTGCTGAATACGGCGATCCGCGCCAGATGCGGGGCGGGGCCGGGGCCTATGTGCGGGTGCTCGAATGGGCGATTCTGCGGCCCGGACGCACGTTGATCTTTGCTCTGCTGTCCTTGGTCGCGGCGTTTCTTGCCTATGGCCAGTTCGGCACCGGCATCGCGTTTTTCCCGTCGATCGAGCCCGATTTCGCACAGGTGGAGGTGCGCGCCCGCGACAACTTCTCAATTTATGAGCAAGATACGCTTGTGCGTCGGGTGGAGGACCGGCTGCTGCAATATGACGAGGTGTCGAGCGTCTATGCCCGCACCGGCACCAGCCGACAGGCGGATGAGGAGGTGATCGGCACCATTCAGTTGGAGCTGACCGAATGGGACACCCGCCGCCCCGCCGCCGAGATCGCAGCCCAGATCCGGGAGGATATGGCTGTGATCCCCGGCATTGATGTGCAGGTGCAGGTGCAATCGAACGGGCCGTCGGCGGGCAAACCGATCAGTCTGGAGGTCGTGTCCCGCGACCGCGCGGCGCAGGCCGCGGCGGTGGAGGCGATCCGCGCGCGGATGGATGCGATGGGCGGGTTCACGGATGTGACCGATACCCGTCCGCTGCCGGGGGTGGAATGGGCGGTGCGGCTGGACCGGTCGGAAGCGGCGCGGTTCGGTGCGGATGTGACGCTGCTGGGGCAGGCCGTGCAGTTGCTGACCCAAGGCATCACGGTCGCCGATTACCGCCCTGACGATGCCGAAGGCCCCGTCGATATCCGGGTGCGCTTCCCCGCCGGGGACCGCACGCTGGCGGAATTGGAAAGCCTGCGTGTGCCGACCACCGCCGGTCTGGTGCCGGTCACCAACTTCGTCAGTTTCGAGCCTGCGCCGCGCAGCGGCACCATCAAGCGGGTCGATCAGGACCGGGTGACGACCATCGCCGCCAATGTCGCGCCGGGGTTGCTGGTCAACGATCAGATCGTCGCGCTGCGCGGCGCGCTGGAAAATCTGGACCTGCCCGACAGTGTGACGTGGTCTTTCGCGGGCGAGGCCGAGGATCAGACCGATGCGATGGTGTTTCTGGCGGGGGCCTTTGCCGCGGCCATCGGGATGATGATCGTGATCCTCGTGGTGCAGTTCAACAGCTTCTTTCAGGCCTTCGTGGTGATGAGTGCGATCATCTTCTCCATTGCCGGGGTGCTGCTGGGGCTGATGGTGACGGGGCGGCCCTTTGGTGTTGTGATGGGCGGCATCGGCGTGATCGCGCTGGCGGGCATCGTGGTGAACAACAACATCGTGCTGATCGACACGTTTAATGATCTGAAGAAGACCGGCATGCCGCCGTTGGAGGCCGCGCTGCGCACCGGCGCCCAACGTCTGCGGC
- a CDS encoding efflux RND transporter periplasmic adaptor subunit, with the protein MTTSSQADTTTRTPDALTFTDEPGSARSKWVAGLLGLGLAGWMGSGYLLPAPPKDTAEPVRPVEAVAVAVRDSVAQDVTQVFTAEGQAQPDRRATLRAETSGEVAVLEARKGDYLDQGDVIARLSTREQDARVAQAREEVARAQREFDNAETLLARGVATADRVTDARAALASAQAQLTQAEEALDAAVIRAPFAGRLDALDLDEGSYVSAGGEVGTMLDTDPLSIVIQIPQQSLSRIAEGQEATVRFITGAERKGQVDYVSKDADSETRTFRAEITVPNPEGDIASGLSVQVEIPTGQMSAHFISPAILSLGSDGRLGVKTVDADDTVVFSPVVLERAQTDGIWVSGLPAQARIITIGQGFVSDGETVAPTLEEAEVAAADVDAPDMPIPDDIVPEADADAANGSEPDATADANAVPAGGDDSPAAQDSADTGADGQGATQ; encoded by the coding sequence ATGACCACGTCTTCGCAGGCCGACACCACGACCCGGACGCCCGATGCTCTGACCTTCACGGATGAGCCGGGGTCGGCCCGTTCGAAATGGGTGGCCGGGCTGCTGGGGCTGGGGCTCGCTGGGTGGATGGGCAGCGGCTATCTGCTGCCCGCGCCGCCGAAAGACACCGCAGAGCCGGTGCGCCCGGTGGAGGCCGTGGCCGTGGCGGTGCGCGACAGCGTGGCACAGGACGTGACGCAGGTCTTTACCGCCGAAGGGCAGGCCCAGCCCGACCGCCGTGCGACCCTGCGGGCCGAAACATCGGGCGAGGTCGCGGTGCTGGAGGCGCGCAAGGGCGATTATCTGGATCAGGGCGACGTGATCGCGCGTCTGTCCACACGCGAACAGGATGCCCGCGTCGCACAGGCCCGCGAGGAGGTCGCGCGCGCCCAACGAGAATTCGACAATGCCGAGACGCTGCTGGCGCGTGGGGTGGCCACCGCCGACCGGGTGACGGATGCGCGGGCCGCGCTCGCTTCGGCGCAGGCGCAACTGACACAGGCGGAGGAGGCGCTCGACGCCGCCGTGATCCGCGCGCCGTTTGCCGGGCGTCTCGATGCGCTCGACCTTGACGAGGGCAGCTATGTATCCGCCGGGGGCGAGGTTGGCACCATGCTCGATACCGATCCGCTGAGCATCGTGATCCAGATCCCGCAGCAATCCCTGTCGCGCATCGCCGAAGGGCAGGAGGCCACGGTCCGGTTCATCACCGGAGCGGAGCGCAAGGGCCAAGTAGATTATGTGAGCAAGGACGCGGATTCCGAAACCCGCACCTTCCGCGCTGAAATCACCGTGCCGAACCCAGAGGGCGACATCGCCTCCGGCCTTTCGGTGCAGGTGGAAATTCCGACAGGGCAGATGTCGGCGCATTTCATCTCGCCCGCGATCCTGTCGCTGGGCAGCGACGGGCGGCTGGGGGTCAAGACCGTGGACGCCGATGACACGGTCGTTTTCAGCCCCGTGGTGCTGGAACGGGCGCAGACGGACGGGATCTGGGTCAGCGGCCTGCCGGCGCAGGCGCGGATCATCACGATCGGGCAGGGCTTTGTCAGTGACGGGGAAACCGTCGCGCCGACGCTGGAGGAGGCAGAGGTCGCCGCCGCCGATGTGGACGCGCCCGACATGCCGATTCCGGACGACATTGTGCCCGAGGCTGATGCGGATGCCGCAAACGGGTCCGAGCCAGACGCCACAGCCGATGCGAACGCGGTCCCCGCCGGGGGGGATGACAGCCCCGCTGCGCAGGATAGCGCCGACACGGGTGCGGATGGCCAAGGTGCGACCCAATGA